One genomic segment of Melitaea cinxia chromosome 19, ilMelCinx1.1, whole genome shotgun sequence includes these proteins:
- the LOC123662701 gene encoding piggyBac transposable element-derived protein 4-like, with product MHTVSPIDLVELKALLGLLLISAATKSNHLPTRLLFDTRRSGTVFKACMTAERFNFIIKCLRFDEKQTREARKLTDNFAPIRELWDKLISNFQKWYTPGSYIIVDEQLVGFRGRCPFSMYIPNEPDKYGIKLVMAADVNSKYVINAIPYLRKGTDPQGQPLATFFVEKNTSTLYGSNRNITIDNWFTSVSLAEELLKLPYNLTLVGTLRSNKREIPEQLKNSKTRRIGTTMFCFDDKMTLVSFKPKSNKDVFLLSTVHDQPIINETTGKPEIIHF from the coding sequence ATGCATACTGTCTCTCCGATTGATTTGGTGGAACTAAAAGCTTTGctcggtttattattaatatcagcGGCTACGAAAAGTAACCATTTACCAACTCGGTTGCTTTTCGATACTAGAAGATCAGGAACAGTTTTCAAGGCTTGTATGACTGCAGAGAGATTCAACTTCATTATAAAATGCCTTCGTTTTGACGAAAAGCAAACTCGGGAAGCTAGAAAATTGACCGATAACTTTGCGCCCATTCGCGAATTGTGGGATAAATTAATTTCCAATTTTCAAAAGTGGTACACACCAGGATCATACATCATTGTAGATGAACAGCTGGTTGGTTTTCGAGGACGTTGTCCTTTTAGCATGTATATCCCAAACGAACCGGATAAATATGGAATCAAACTCGTCATGGCTGCAGATGTCAAcagtaaatatgtaataaatgcaATTCCGTACTTGAGAAAGGGAACTGATCCTCAGGGACAACCGTTGGCTACTTTTTTTGTGGAAAAAAATACATCTACTTTGTATGGCTCTAATCGCAATATCACAATTGATAATTGGTTTACCTCTGTGTCTTTGGCTGAGGAGCTGTTGAAATTACCATACAATTTAACTTTAGTAGGGACTCTGAGAAGTAACAAGCGTGAAATACCCGAgcaattaaaaaattcaaagacGCGCCGCATCGGCACTACGATGTTCTGTTTCGACGATAAAATGACTCTAGTATCTTTCAAGCCTAAATCGAACAAAGATGTTTTCCTATTGTCAACAGTCCACGACCAACCTATCATCAATGAAACTACAGGGAAACcagaaattattcatttttaa
- the LOC123662702 gene encoding putative nuclease HARBI1, whose translation MCARQYCAACPRHAVLSVCIRSKMKAAACVVALLIIRKLRRRKRLKKTRQCWIRPLFQQRVKNLKVINYEIHYRTTQFLRLTLEEFEHIHTLVEPFIKKTDTHWRVAITTKERLAITLRYLATGDSYTSLQYIFHVSKQTISKIVPEVCDALVKALKDAIKLPVSEQDWKIVSKEFEEKWNFPHVIGALDGKHITIQAPFRSGTEYYNYKKYFSIVLLALVDSNYNFMYVNVGSQGRISDGGVFKHCELYRKLENNQLNVPAPEILNIPYTTKVPYVILGDQAFALTKYMLTPFAGIHSKGSKERIFNYRLSRARRVVENAFGILASKFRVLRNAIMLNPTSAKKVVLAAVHLHNFLRNSSSITTSNNSMNESVTLTPNECIDGTPTDIRNFLAEHFMANGSIIWQDRY comes from the exons ATGTGTGCGCGGCAATACTGCGCGGCATGTCCTAGACACGCTGTGCTCTCAGTTTGCATTCGATCCAAAATGAAAGCGGCCGCGTGTGTTGTAGCTCTACTTATTATTCGAAAATTACGCAGAAGGAAGAGACTGAAAAAAACAAGGCAATGCTGGATACGACCACTTTTCCAACAGAGGGTAAAGAATTTGAAAGTGATTAATTATGAAATCCACTATCGAACAACACAGTTTTTAAGATTGACCTTGGAAGAATTtgaacatatacatacactGGTGGaaccatttattaaaaaaactgataCACACTGGCGTGTAGCAATAACGACGAAAGAGAGACTCGCAATAACTTTGCGATATTTGGCCACAGGAGACTCATATACTAGTctacaatatatatttcacGTGTCAAAGCAAACAATCTCAAAAATAGTCCCAGAGGTGTGCGATGCCCTAGTGAAAGCTCTGAAGGATGCGATAAAG TTACCAGTATCGGAACAAGATTGGAAGATAGTCTCTAAAGAATTCGAGGAAAAATGGAATTTCCCACATGTCATCGGTGCTTTGGACGGAAAACATATAACTATTCAGGCTCCTTTTAGAAGCGGCACCGagtattacaattataaaaaatattttagtattgtaCTTTTAGCATTAGTAGActcaaattacaattttatgtacGTTAACGTTGGAAGTCAAGGTCGAATATCAGATGGAGGCGTTTTTAAACATTGTGAATTGTACCGAAAGTTAGAAAATAATCAACTTAATGTACCAGCAccagaaattttaaatatacccTACACAACAAAAGTACCCTATGTCATATTAGGAGATCAAGCTTTTGCTTTAACTAAATATATGTTGACACCTTTTGCAGGAATTCATTCAAAAGGGTCTAAAGAACGGATTTTTAACTACAGACTATCGAGAGCACGTAGAGTAGTTGAAAATGCTTTTGGTATTTTGGCGTCTAAATTTAGAGTACTGAGAAATGCAATTATGTTAAACCCAACATCAGCTAAAAAGGTAGTTCTAGCTGCTGTTCACTTGCATAATTTTCTTCGAAACAGCTCTTCAATAACAACCTCTAATAACTCAATGAATGAATCAGTTACTTTAACACCGAACGAATGTATAGATGGCACTCCAACCGATATTCGTAATTTTTTGGCAGAACATTTTATGGCAAACGGGTCGATTATTTGGCaagatagatattaa
- the LOC123662703 gene encoding LOW QUALITY PROTEIN: uncharacterized protein LOC123662703 (The sequence of the model RefSeq protein was modified relative to this genomic sequence to represent the inferred CDS: substituted 1 base at 1 genomic stop codon), translating into MKPDCLPSKFQCQPDRIKRTAPPQPRSAVIKRRRMDVMQEIFTKETEIPSISGMTSNCDFLSAATKDDCSNFQDQATQVCPETTDKLIQACLSAKIRSKFVQTSNQAKDKNTSPLKPDIMSTATSPFKIKSQVKSASNTNVRRKLLLSEKLEVSSSNSSSPSKYLQSNTDTSPSVQSSLIMTATSSDQETQSELLELKRKVEIENLCRVSIENTIRLIKNNPRYYIGISKDCYFLIDIILKHTKLPEEHILXCLKKIRLNTPFSELGDQFSMSLSYASKIFMKSVVLIASVLHSFIIKPNKRSVKRNLPMAFRHKYHNVYCIIDCFEIEIQKPSKSVEQALTWSEYKKANTAKYLISSTPDGIINYISPGYSGRITDVLLVQNCSFLDCLEPGMSILADRGFKHIEEHLLQKGIHLERPPSVSSNCKLSKQEVIKTKQIASLRIHIERIIRRLREFSMLKPHSLINMKLLKYLDECVVIASALINLQDSIIKNK; encoded by the exons ATGAAGCCAGATTGTTTGCCGTCAAAATTTCAGTGTCAACCAGACAGAATAAAACGTACTGCACCTCCACAGCCTCGATCAGCTGTAATCAAAAGACGACGTATGGACGTGATGCAAGAAATATTTACTAAGGAAACTGAAATACCATCAATATCAGGCATGACGAGCAATTGCG attttcttTCTGCTGCCACAAAGGATGACTGCAGTAATTTTCAAGATCAGGCAACACAAGTATGTCCTGAAACAACTGATAAATTAATCCAAGCATGTTTGTCTGCAAAGATTAGAAGCAAGTTTGTACAAACTTCTAATCAAGCTAAGGATAAGAATACTTCCCCTTTAAAGCCTGATATCATGAGCACTGCAACAtcaccttttaaaataaagtctCAAGTTAAATCTGCAAGCAATACAAACGTCAGGAGAAAATTACTGCTGAGTGAAAAGTTAGAAGTGTCATCATCAAACAGTTCATCGccatcaaaatatttacaatcgAATACTGACACTTCACCGTCGGTTCAGTCCTCACTTATAATGACAGCAACTAGCAGTGACCAAGAAACTCAAAGTGAATTATTGGAATTAAAAAGGAAAGTTGAAATAGAAAATCTATGCCGTGTGTCTATTGAAAATACTATAAGATTAATTAAGAATAATCCACGATATTATATAGGAATTTCGAaggattgttattttttaattgacattatattaaaacatacaaaGCTTCCTGAAGAACACATATTATaatgtttgaaaaaaattagattaaataCACCATTTTCTGAGCTTGGAGATCAATTTAGTATGTCTCTATCTTATGCAAGTAAAATTTTCATGAAATCTGTAGTTCTTATTGCAAGTGTATTacattcatttataattaaaccaAATAAAAGGTCAGTAAAACGAAATTTACCAATGGCGTTTAGACATAAATACCATAATGTTTACTGCATTATTGACTGTTTTGAAATTGAAATACAGAAACCATCAAAATCTGTAGAGCAGGCTTTAACATGGTCAGAATATAAGAAAGCAAACACTGCCAAATACTTGATCAGTAGTACCCCTGATGGTATTATCAATTATATTTCACCTGGATACAGTGGCAGAATAACTGATGTTTTATTAGTACAGAACTGCAGCTTTTTAGATTGTTTAGAACCAGGTATGTCTATACTTGCAGATAGAGGATTTAAACATATAGAAGAACATTTACTGCAAAAAGGAATTCATTTAGAAAGACCTCCAAGTGTTTCATCTAATTGTAAATTATCAAAACAGGaggtaattaaaacaaaacaaatagcGAGTTTAAGGATTCATATTGAGAGAATTATAAGACGTTTGCGAGAATTCTCTATGTTAAAACCTCATTctttaattaatatgaaattattgaaatatttggaCGAATGTGTTGTTATTGCATCTGCATTGATTAACCTACAggatagtataattaaaaataaatga
- the LOC123663014 gene encoding uncharacterized protein LOC123663014 — protein MESGYIKADSTNLPKLDSFMVANYFSCNPDFCSAEFRNAKTSVSSRESYGDDAIGYVQLKRKANLCVIKCKICPEHKVRQQPYSVSMVIDEKEGIVQSVQCADCPASKGGCKHAVAFLMWTHRRSEEPSCTAVACYWKKSKLSKVGSTLKYMKIKEMASNNSSLFIQQDGSVFCEFLTESKKRKLQNCQILKHQLDYEDDIVQLLSLHNLSHKFNSENDCNQFINKIRLVFTEKNVSEAERLTYLQHKSPAWYELRYARITASKAFDVTRCKTSDGSLIAILMGAKVPDTVAMKRGRKLEDLVKNILTEQLGKISQCGLFICQEYPMIAASPDGILNGDTVLEIKCPINEKTSKTYVSNNQVTAKYFAQVQLQMYLTGLKKCLFCVASWNFETNNEINVVPLDYNSEYVIDLLCKLEFFWKKNVYPLLYNSTK, from the exons ATGGAGTCAGGCTATATAAAAGCTGATAGTACAAATTTGCCTAAACTGGATTCATTTATGGtcgcaaattatttttcatgCAATCCTGACTTTTGCTCTGCCGAGTTTCGGAATGCAAAAACTTCTGT ATCGTCGCGAGAGTCTTATGGTGATGACGCTATAGGGTATGTCCAACTAAAGCGGAAGGCAAACTTGTGTGTAATAAAGTGCAAAATTTGTCCTGAACACAAAGTTCGTCAACAACCATACTCAGTGTCCATGGTCATCGATGAAAAAGAAGGAATAGTACAAAGTGTCCAGTGTGCTGACTGCCCTGCCTCTAAAGGTGGCTGCAAACATGCAGTGGCTTTTTTAATGTGGACTCATAGAAGAAGTGAGGAGCCATCGTGCACAGCTGTTGCATGTTATTGGAAGAAATCGAAACTGTCTAAAGTGGGCAGCACtctaaaatatatgaaaatcaaAGAAATGGCTAGCAATAACAGTTCTTTATTTATCCAACAGGATGGAAGTGTATTCTGTGAATTTTTAACAGaaagtaaaaaaaggaaattgcagaattgtcaaattttaaaacatcaGCTTGATTATGAAGATGACATAGTTCAGTTGCTCTCATTGCACAATTTGAGTCACAAATTTAATTCAGAAAATGACTGtaatcaatttataaacaaaatacgtTTAGTGTTTACAGAAAAGAATGTTAGTGAAGCAGAAAGGCTAACATACCTGCAGCATAAAAGTCCAGCATGGTATGAGCTTCGCTATGCGAGAATTACAGCATCAAAAGCATTTGATGTGACTCGCTGTAAAACATCAGATGGCTCATTAATTGCAATATTAATGGGTGCAAAAGTGCCTGATACTGTAGCTATGAAAAGGGGCAGAAAGTTAGAAGATctcgtaaaaaatatattaacggAACAACTTGGTAAGATTTCTCAGTGTGGCCTGTTCATATGTCAAGAATACCCTATGATAGCAGCATCGCCTGATGGAATTTTGAATGGTGATActgtattagaaataaaatgtccaataaatgaaaaaacttcaaaaacatatgtTTCGAACAACCAAGTCACTGCTAAGTACTTCGCACAAGTGCAACTGCAGATGTACTTAACTGGattaaaaaagtgtttattcTGTGTGGCATCATGGAATTTTGAAACGAATAATGAGATCAATGTTGTGCCTCTAGATTACAATTCTGAATATGTAATAGATTTACTCTGTAAATTGGAATTTTtctggaaaaaaaatgtttatccactattatataatagtaccaaataa